The genomic interval CGACACGTGGCGCCGCACGAACGGGAACGTGCTGGCCGTCCTCAGCGAACTGCTCGCCAGCGAAGCCTTCTACGCCAGCCGGGCGCGCATCATCCGCTCGCCGCTGGACTTCCTGGTGGGCGCCGTTCGCACCCTGGGCCAGCCGAACATGGACGCCCGGACCCTCCTGAACCTGACCGCCACGGCCGGACGCATGGGCCAGCTGATGCTGCAGCCCGACACCGTCAAGGGCTGGGACGGCGGGCGCGAGTGGATCAACGACACCACCCTGCTGCTGCGCATGCAGGTTGCCGCGGCCCTCACCCTGGGCTCCAAGGCGCCGGACCTCCGCGCGCCGCCCAGCTTCCTGGCCCTCACCGGGCAGGAGCGCCCGCCCGGCGCAGTGCTGCTCGCCAGTCTGGACGGCCGCCAGCGCACCTACCTGAGCCTCATCAGCCCTGAATTCCAGCTGGCCTGAGCGCCACACGCACCCCCGGGGGACCCTCCATGACGAACCGACGTGACGTTCTGAAACTTTCCGCGCTGGCCGTGGCCGCCACCACCGGCATGCCCGGCTTCCTGGCGCGCGCCGCCACGCAGGCCGGCGGCACCAACACCCTGGTGGTCATTCAGCTGACCGGCGGCAACGACGGCCTGAACACCCTGATTCCGTACACCAACGGCGCGTACTACGCCGCGCGGCCCAACATCGCCATTCCGAAAAAGGACGTGCTGACCGTCACGCCCGACCTCGGCATGCACCCCGGACTGCGGCCCTTGATGAAACTCTGGGACGCGGGCCACCTCGCCTGGATGGAAAACGTAGGTTACCCCAACCCGAACCGCAGTCACTTCGCCAGCATGGCCATCTGGCACACCGCAGACCCGACGCAGGCCCAGGCGGACGGCTGGATCGGCCGGCTGGCCGAACAGATCGGCGATCCGTTCTGCGCCAGCAACGTCGGCGCGTCCACACCGCAGGCCCTGCGCGCCAGCGACTTCAGCCTGCCCAGCATCGACGCCGTGGATAACTTTCAGATCAAACTTCCCGCCGGGACAGACACCCCTTTCCAGTCCCTGCTGAACTCCCCGCGCAGCGGCGAGGCGGCGTACCTGACGCGCGCCACCCGACAGATGCTGAAAAACACCGCCCGCGTGCAGAGCGGCATCAAGAAGTACAAGGCGGGCGCGGCGTACCCCGACACGAAGTTCGCGCAGCAGCTGCGCGACACCGCCCGCGTGATCGCCGCGGGCCTGGGGCAGCGGGTGCTGTACGTCTCACTGGGGGGCTTCGACACGCACGCCGGGCAGCGCGCCGAGCAGGACGAACTGCTCACCACGCTCGCCGAGGGCCTCGCGGCCTTCCAGACGGACCTCGAACGCCAGGGCCTCGCGAAGAACGTGGTTGTCATGGGCTTCTCCGAGTTCGGGCGTCGCGTCGCCGAGAACGGCAGCGCCGGCACCGACCACGGCAAGGGCAGCGTGATGTTTGCCTTCGGGGAGGGCGTGCGCGGCGGCGTGCACGGCAGCAGCCCCGACCTGGAGGACCTGTCGGACGGTGACATCAAGTACCGGCAGGATTTCCGCGGCGTGTACGCCGAGGCCCTCACGCGCTGGCTGCGCCTGGACGCCCGCGCGATCCTGGGGGGCACGTTCAACGGCCCGCGCTGGATCGCATGAGCCGCGCGCTGACCGTCCGCAGCGTGACGCTGACCCTGGCCGCCCTGGTCGGCATGACTCCCCTGCTGGTCCGCCCGGCGCACGCCCTGCCGAAGTACCGCCTGCAGGCCGCGGCGCAGCTGCACCTGAATGACGGCTTCGAACTCTGGGAACTGGACCGCCGGGTGGTTCCCTGCACGTTCTGCCACGTGAACGCCGAGGGCGGCGCGCCCTGGAATCCGTTCGGCCAGGCCATTCAGGCCACCTTCGCGCGGGAAGCGGCGGCCGGACGGCACCTGACCTTCCCCCGGGCGCTGTACACGCTGCTGCAGGCCGATACGGACGCCGACGGCGACGGGTACGCGGACGCACTGGAAATCTTCGCCCGAACCCTCCCCGGCGACCCGGCCAGCGTCCCGGACCGGCCACCCGCTGAGGTGCGCGCCGCTTTCGAAAAGGCCGGCGGCGTCACCCGCTACGCGCCGCCCAGGAAAGACAAATAAAAAAGCCGCCTCGTGGGCGGTGATGTCAATAACTATAGCGCCTTATGCACGGCGCGTCAAGGCTATGCGGGCGGTGGCGGGCCCCGGACAGGTTCATCTGTCCGGGGCCCGCCTGCGTGCTCAGCGTTTCACGTCGTACACGGTGACGCTGCCCGGCTGGCCCAGCAGCCCGGCGCCCACCATCAGCTGCGTGCCGCCTGGCGCCCACGCCAGCAGCGAGGTGCGCAGGCTGAACTGCCCGGTGCGGGCCAGAAGCGCGCCGGTGGCCGTGTCGAACACCTGCAGGGCGTTCTGCGCGTCGGTGGTCAGCACCGCCAGCAGTTTCCCGTCCGGACTGAAGCGCACGCCGCGCACCTCGCCGGTGAAGGTCAGGGTCTTGAACGCGGTGGTCGCGCCGGGCTTCACGAGGGCGAGGCGGTCGTCGTCGTCCTCGGTGCTGTACGCCACGGCGAGCGTTCCGCCGCGGCTCACCTGCAGTTCGCTGGCGTCCGCGTCGGCCGGCAGTTTGAAGGCCACGCTCTGCCGCCCGCTGGCCACGTCCACGCGCAGCAGCGCCCCTTCGTGCGGGATCACGATCAGGGCTTTGCCGTCCGGCGTGGGAATGGCGTCGTGAAAGTCTTCGACCTTCAGCTGCTCCGGCGTGAACTTCTTCAGGACCTTGCCGCTCTGCCCGTCCAGCAGGGCCAGGCCGTGGTACCCGCTGACCGCCGCGTACCGCCCGTCGGGGGAGGCGTGCAGCGTCTCGTACTCACCTTTCTCGTCCAGCGTGGCGACCTTCATGACCTTCCCGGCGCGGTACACGTTGACGGTCACGCCGCTGTTCAGCGTCCAGATGCTTTCGCTCTGGCCCTCGGCGGCGTAGAGGTTCTCGCGGTTCCCGACGTTCAGGGCCCTGCCGGTTTTCAGGTTCAGAAATTCACCCACGCCGGCGTGCGGCACCCCGCCGATGAACGCGCCGGTCCAGGCGTTCGCGGACGGCAGGGTCACCCGTGGCCGGGCCGGGGCGCTCAGCTGTCCCAGCGTCAGGCGGCCGACGCTGCGGCCCAGGCTGAGCACCTGATCGTCCGGTCCGGCGGCGAGCGTCTCGTAACTGTCGAGTTCAAAGGCGTCCTCCACGCTCTGGCCGCTCTGCGCGTCGAACAGCTGCGCCTCGCCGTCCTCGGCGTACACGAACTGCCCGGCGTTCAGGAACACCACGCTGCCCTCAAGGCTCAGGTCCTCGCCGCCCTCCACTTCCGTGGCCTGCGCCTGCCCGGCGCGCAGGATCAGCGTTTCGCTGCCGGTGCGCACCACGGCCGCCTGCCCGTCCGGGCTGAAGGTCACCGCCAGGCCGTCCCAGTCCTCACTGATGTCTGCCTGCGCCAGAGGCGCGGCGGTGCCAAGGCGCACGAATTCCACGTGATCCTCGAAGGCCAGGATCGCCAGGGTGCCGTCGCGGCTGACGCGCACGTCGTACAACTCGCCGTCACCGAGCACGTCCGTGACCTGCCCGCTGTTCAGGTCCGTGCGTTTCAGCGTGCCGTCATCGAGCATCAGCAGGGCCCCGTCGGCGCTGAAGGCCAGCGTGGCGTCGTAGCGGGGCTTGCCACTGCGGACCTCCCGGCCTGTGGCGACGTCCCACACCACCCAGCGGCTCTGCGTGAGGGCCGCCAGGCGCGTGCCGTCCGGGCTGGCCGCCAGCGCCTTCACCGGGCCTTGCAGGGTGTACCAGCCGCGCTGCGTTTTCAGGTTCTGATCCAGGATCAGGACCGCGTTATCGGCGTCCACAGCCACCTGACCGCCGGGCAGGAACGCCGCGTAGTTCGAGTCGGCGCCCGGCACGGTGTACACCTTCGGCGTGGCCAGGGTCAGCGCTGAGGCGGCCCCCCCGGCGGTCAGGGCGGCAGTGAGGAGCAGGGCAGAGATTCTCATGCTGCCACTGTAAAGAAGTTCACGTCGGCCCGTGAGGGGACCTGCCGTCTCCAGGGGCCGCCCCGGTGGACTGACTGTGTCGGGGCGCTGCAGCAGTGGCGCAATTCAGCTGTTCAGGGCGGCCGTGAGCGCGGCGGTCAGGGCGGCCGGATCAGCCTTGCCGCCCGTGGCGCGCATGACCTGCCCGGTGAAGAAGCCCAGCAGCGCGCTTTTTCCGCCGCGGTAGGCTTCGACCTTGTCCGGGTTGCTGCTCAGCACCTGCGCGATGGCGGCGTGCAGGGCCTCGTCGCTCAGTCCTCCGGCGAGGTTGTCCCGGTCAATGATCGTGGCGGGGGCCTCGCCACTGTGCGCGGCGCGCGCCAGCACCTCGCGCGCCACGCGCGTGGTGACCTGACGCCCGGCGAGCAGCGCTGCCAGCGGCGCCAGCTGGGCGGCGGTCACGCGAACGTCCCCGGCGCGCAGGCCCGCGGCGAGGTCGTTCACGGTCCAGGACGCCACCTGCCCAAACGTATCGTCCTGGGGCGCGTCACGCAGGAAGGCCAGCAGCGTCTCGTCGCGCGCGAGGGTGCGGGCCTCAGCGTCCGCGGCGCCCAGCCCGGTCAGGCGCGTCACTTCTGCTTCCTGCGCGGGCGTCAGGGAAGTGGGAACAGCGGGCGCGGCGGCCTTGCCGGGTTTTGCTGCGTCCGGCCGTGCGTCCCTGGCCGGTGCGGCGGGCTTCAGGTCCATTCTGGCCCAGGTGTCTTTCAGGGTGATGATCCGCCCGAACACCAGCGCGTCCTCACGGCTGTCCACCGGGTCACGCCAGAAGTACCCCTGCCGCTCGAACTGGTAGCGGGTGCCGGCCGGGTCACGCCGCACGCTGGGTTCCACCACGCCGCGGGTCACACGCAGGCTGTCGGGGTTCAGGAACGCCATGAAATCCGCGTTCAGGGGCCGGGTCTCGTCCTCATGGCTGTTCTCCTCCGGGTCGAAGGCGGGCGGGACCGGCTCGGCCTGCGCGTCCTCCGGGTTGGCCGCTTCGGGGTTCGGGACGCGGAACAGCCGGTCGTACAGCCGGAACTCGGCCGGAACGCCCTGGGTGGCACTCACCCAGTGAATCACTCCGCCGGCCCGGGCGTCCTCGCCCAGCAGCGTGGCGTACACGCGCGTCACCTGTCCCTGCTCGTCGGTATCGAAGCGCTCGGCGCGGATGATGCCCGCGCCGCGCAGGCGGACCGTGCCGCCCGGCGTGAGCCGTTTGTACCCTTTGGGAGGGGCTGGATTGAAATCCTCGCGCTCAATAAGCAGCTCCGGGGTCAGCGGCACGTCCCGGACGGCCTGCTCGGCCGGCACGCGCGTCCCGTCCGGCAGGGCCACCAGGCCGTCCGGCGAGTCGCGCACCACGTCGAACGGCCAGTACGGCAGGCTCAGCGTCTGCGGCGCAGCGAGGTTTTCCAGCGTGACCGCCAGGGGCTCCAGGACCGCCATCACGCGGGGCGCGCGGTGGTTCAGGTCGTCACGCACGGCGTTCTCGTACACGCTGAGGTCCACGGTGCGGTTCGTGCGGCTCACGCCGATCTGCGCGGCGAAGGCCCGGATGGCCTCGGGGGTTACGCCCAGGCGCCGCTGCGCGCGCAGGGTCGGCATGCGCGGGTCGTCCCAGCCGTGCACGGCGCCGGCTTCCACCAGGCGGCGCAGCTTGCGTTTGCTGGTGATGGTGTACGCCAGGCCCCGCCGTCCGAATTCGTACTGGTGGGGGCGCGGCGTGAAGTTCAGCCGGTCCATCAGCCAGTCGTAGATGGCACGGTTGTCCACGAATTCCAGCGAGCACAGGGAATGCGTGACGCCCTCGATGGCGTCCTGCAGCGGGTGCTGAAAGTCGTACATCGGGTAGATGCACCAGGCGGTGCCCGCGCGGTAGTGCTGCCCGCGCAGAATGCGGTACAGCACCGGGTCGCGCAGTTTCATGTTCGGGCTCGCCAGGTCAATTTTTGCGCGCAGCACGTGCGCGCCGTCTGGGAATTCTCCGGCGCGCATGCGGCGCAGCAGGTCCAGGTTCTCCTCGGGCGTGCGGCTGCGGTAGGGGCTGGGCGTGCCGGGGATGCGGGCGTCCCCGCGCAGGCGCGCCATTTCCTCGCCCGTCACGGAGTCCACGTAGGCGTCGCCCTGCTGCACGAGCTGCTCGGCGTACGCGTAGTAGCGCTCGAAGTAATCACTGGCGTAGTACAGGTGCTCGCCCCAGTCCCAGCCCAGCCAGCGCAGGTCCTCGGCAATGGCGTCGGCGTATTCCTGCGTGGCGAGCGCCGGGTTGGTGTCGTCCATGCGCAGGTGGTAGCGCCCTCCGTACTGCGCGGCCGTCTGGAAGTCCACGAACGACGCGAAGATGTGCCCCAGGTGCGCGTACCCGCTGGGTTCCGGGGGGAAGCGCGTCACGACCTGCGGGTATTTGCCGCCCTGCAGGTCACGTTCAATGATCTCAGTAATGAAGTTCGGGGTCACGCGCGGCGCGTGGTTTACCGCTGGCGCGGTCGCGGGGGAGGGGTCGGGGGCCGTCATGCCGCCCAGAATAACGGTGTCGCGCGCCCGGGACCGTTACCGTGAGCCGTATGATCCGCACTGACGTTCAGCTGCGCCACGTCACTGACCCCGATGATCCGGCCGTCGAAGCGTTCGGGCGCGTGCAGGAGACCAGTTACTACGCTCCGGACATGCTGATTCCCCCGGAGGTGTTCGGGCACCTGATCACCCGGCGCGGCCCGCAGCGTGAGGATCGCCTGCTGGTCGCCGAGAACGCGCAGGGTGAGGTGGTGGGCGGCACCCTGTACGCGCTGCTGCCCCTGCCGGGGGACGTGAGGGGCGCAGGGTTCAATTCCTTCATGGCTGTGACGCGCGCGGCGCGTGGCCTGGGGGTGGGCCGGGCGCTTCACGCAGCCACGTTGCGTGAGGTGCGTGCTGCGGGTCTGGCAGGCATGTTTGCCGATAGCGTGCACCCGCTGCGGCAGGACCCGGCTGACCGCGCTGCCGAGGCCGCAACCGGCGTGGATCCCGTGGCGCGCCGCACCGCGCTGCACGCCCTGGGCCTGCGGACGGTGGATCTCCCGTACTGGCAGCCGGTGGGCGGGCCGGACGGCGGTCCCCTCAAGGACCTGGACCTGCTGTACCAGCCGCTGGCCCCGGCCGCCACGGTGCCGCTGGCCCTGGTGACCGGGGTTCTGCGCGCGTACTGGACCGGGTGGCTGGGCGCCGGGCGGGCCGGACGGGAAGCGCAGGCCCTGGCCGACCGCGCCGGAAATGTCCCCGGTGTGCCGCTGCGGCCGGGAACGGAAACGGCCTCCTGGTGGACCGCGGGCGAAGGCAGCTCGGGGCAGGCCGACCGGCCTTAGTGGAGCTCTCTCAGCGCTCGCCGGGCCTGGGCCTGCAGGTCACGGTCCAGGGCGGTGCGGGCCTCCAGGGCAGCGGCACGGTTCAGCAGGAGGCGGGCCTGGGGGTCGCGCAGCAGGGCCAGACCGAGGCCGGCGTGTGCCTGCACGAACAGGTTGTCGGGCGCGTGGCGGGCGGCGGCGGCCAGGGTGCGGGCGCGGCTGGCATTCCCGCCGCTGAACACGCCCGCTTTCGTCCAGGCGCCGGCGTGCCATTCGGCCAGCACGGCCTGAATGTCCGCGCGGTCCAGGGCGGCGCGGGCCTGCTGCGCGCTGTTCAGGGCGCCCAGGGTGAAGCCGCCTGCCCGCGCCTGGAGGCCCAGGGCGCTGCCGAGGGCCAGGTGGGTGTCCGGGCTGGTGGGGCGCGTGGTGACGGCCTGACGGGCGGCGCTGACCGCGCGGGTGATCCAGCCGCGGCCGCCGGCGCGGTACTCGGCCATGGCGGCCGCGGCGCGGCTGGCTGTGAGGGGGTCGCCGTCTGCCTGGGCGCTGTCGAAGGCGCGGGCGTAGTCGCCCCCGGTCAGCAGGTCGGGCGTCTGGGCGTGTACGGGAGCGGTACACAGCA from Deinococcus taeanensis carries:
- a CDS encoding DUF1501 domain-containing protein; this translates as MTNRRDVLKLSALAVAATTGMPGFLARAATQAGGTNTLVVIQLTGGNDGLNTLIPYTNGAYYAARPNIAIPKKDVLTVTPDLGMHPGLRPLMKLWDAGHLAWMENVGYPNPNRSHFASMAIWHTADPTQAQADGWIGRLAEQIGDPFCASNVGASTPQALRASDFSLPSIDAVDNFQIKLPAGTDTPFQSLLNSPRSGEAAYLTRATRQMLKNTARVQSGIKKYKAGAAYPDTKFAQQLRDTARVIAAGLGQRVLYVSLGGFDTHAGQRAEQDELLTTLAEGLAAFQTDLERQGLAKNVVVMGFSEFGRRVAENGSAGTDHGKGSVMFAFGEGVRGGVHGSSPDLEDLSDGDIKYRQDFRGVYAEALTRWLRLDARAILGGTFNGPRWIA
- a CDS encoding GNAT family N-acetyltransferase, which translates into the protein MIRTDVQLRHVTDPDDPAVEAFGRVQETSYYAPDMLIPPEVFGHLITRRGPQREDRLLVAENAQGEVVGGTLYALLPLPGDVRGAGFNSFMAVTRAARGLGVGRALHAATLREVRAAGLAGMFADSVHPLRQDPADRAAEAATGVDPVARRTALHALGLRTVDLPYWQPVGGPDGGPLKDLDLLYQPLAPAATVPLALVTGVLRAYWTGWLGAGRAGREAQALADRAGNVPGVPLRPGTETASWWTAGEGSSGQADRP
- a CDS encoding glutamine--tRNA ligase/YqeY domain fusion protein → MTAPDPSPATAPAVNHAPRVTPNFITEIIERDLQGGKYPQVVTRFPPEPSGYAHLGHIFASFVDFQTAAQYGGRYHLRMDDTNPALATQEYADAIAEDLRWLGWDWGEHLYYASDYFERYYAYAEQLVQQGDAYVDSVTGEEMARLRGDARIPGTPSPYRSRTPEENLDLLRRMRAGEFPDGAHVLRAKIDLASPNMKLRDPVLYRILRGQHYRAGTAWCIYPMYDFQHPLQDAIEGVTHSLCSLEFVDNRAIYDWLMDRLNFTPRPHQYEFGRRGLAYTITSKRKLRRLVEAGAVHGWDDPRMPTLRAQRRLGVTPEAIRAFAAQIGVSRTNRTVDLSVYENAVRDDLNHRAPRVMAVLEPLAVTLENLAAPQTLSLPYWPFDVVRDSPDGLVALPDGTRVPAEQAVRDVPLTPELLIEREDFNPAPPKGYKRLTPGGTVRLRGAGIIRAERFDTDEQGQVTRVYATLLGEDARAGGVIHWVSATQGVPAEFRLYDRLFRVPNPEAANPEDAQAEPVPPAFDPEENSHEDETRPLNADFMAFLNPDSLRVTRGVVEPSVRRDPAGTRYQFERQGYFWRDPVDSREDALVFGRIITLKDTWARMDLKPAAPARDARPDAAKPGKAAAPAVPTSLTPAQEAEVTRLTGLGAADAEARTLARDETLLAFLRDAPQDDTFGQVASWTVNDLAAGLRAGDVRVTAAQLAPLAALLAGRQVTTRVAREVLARAAHSGEAPATIIDRDNLAGGLSDEALHAAIAQVLSSNPDKVEAYRGGKSALLGFFTGQVMRATGGKADPAALTAALTAALNS
- a CDS encoding WD40 repeat domain-containing protein, with the protein product MRISALLLTAALTAGGAASALTLATPKVYTVPGADSNYAAFLPGGQVAVDADNAVLILDQNLKTQRGWYTLQGPVKALAASPDGTRLAALTQSRWVVWDVATGREVRSGKPRYDATLAFSADGALLMLDDGTLKRTDLNSGQVTDVLGDGELYDVRVSRDGTLAILAFEDHVEFVRLGTAAPLAQADISEDWDGLAVTFSPDGQAAVVRTGSETLILRAGQAQATEVEGGEDLSLEGSVVFLNAGQFVYAEDGEAQLFDAQSGQSVEDAFELDSYETLAAGPDDQVLSLGRSVGRLTLGQLSAPARPRVTLPSANAWTGAFIGGVPHAGVGEFLNLKTGRALNVGNRENLYAAEGQSESIWTLNSGVTVNVYRAGKVMKVATLDEKGEYETLHASPDGRYAAVSGYHGLALLDGQSGKVLKKFTPEQLKVEDFHDAIPTPDGKALIVIPHEGALLRVDVASGRQSVAFKLPADADASELQVSRGGTLAVAYSTEDDDDRLALVKPGATTAFKTLTFTGEVRGVRFSPDGKLLAVLTTDAQNALQVFDTATGALLARTGQFSLRTSLLAWAPGGTQLMVGAGLLGQPGSVTVYDVKR